The following proteins come from a genomic window of Corallococcus sp. NCRR:
- a CDS encoding glutaredoxin family protein, which produces MVEEVRTRLPFELYVTDILQSPDLFEAWRYDIPVVLIDGVPAFKHRVDAETLEVRIREVMNGIPIAKTVGQDG; this is translated from the coding sequence GTGGTCGAAGAGGTGAGGACCCGGCTGCCGTTCGAGCTCTACGTCACCGACATCCTCCAGAGCCCGGACCTCTTCGAGGCGTGGCGTTACGACATCCCCGTGGTCCTCATCGATGGGGTGCCCGCCTTCAAGCATCGCGTCGACGCGGAGACCCTGGAAGTCCGGATCCGCGAGGTGATGAATGGCATACCCATTGCTAAAACCGTGGGCCAGGATGGGTAA
- a CDS encoding DUF4388 domain-containing protein, translating into MRGVCGDFSTMPLKDLVVHLGNRRATGTLNVERGDVRKQLLLRDGNVITASSNQPREYFGQFLINQGHLTEDQLERAFSTQAETHILLGKILIMTGTVSEATVRTVLSHKFREMLLDAFTWEEGGFDFRPTDAAPELEGLDVSVDLLDVHREGEFRETAWQAIRAVFPSGRVRLEVDERKLTDRKAGSMDERIVQLAKEGLSIDGMALALHATDFFLYQRLYALYRQDALRVSDEAPLPSPEPGANTVVVVEEDEDDLDSGGVIGSESSSDEVLQAAQLFLDAGNLRDGEALARRAHEIAPTEHTTKLLRDAEGRLLTELRKALMEPSRVPALMVTPAHLKTLPLTSPERYLLSRIDGRRDVAAIVHVSPLQELEALKFFQGFVDTGLVKLTARPLS; encoded by the coding sequence ATGCGCGGCGTGTGTGGTGATTTTTCGACGATGCCCCTCAAGGACCTGGTCGTCCACCTCGGGAATCGCCGGGCCACCGGCACCCTGAACGTGGAGCGGGGAGACGTGCGCAAGCAGCTCCTCTTGCGCGACGGCAACGTCATCACCGCCAGCTCCAACCAGCCCCGCGAGTACTTCGGCCAGTTCCTGATCAACCAGGGCCACCTGACGGAGGACCAGTTGGAGCGCGCGTTCTCCACGCAGGCGGAGACGCACATCCTGCTGGGGAAGATCCTGATCATGACGGGCACGGTGTCGGAGGCCACCGTGCGCACGGTGCTCTCCCACAAGTTCCGGGAGATGCTGCTGGACGCCTTCACCTGGGAGGAAGGCGGCTTCGACTTCCGCCCCACGGACGCGGCGCCGGAGCTGGAGGGCCTGGACGTCAGCGTGGACCTGCTGGACGTGCACCGCGAGGGCGAGTTCCGCGAGACGGCGTGGCAGGCCATCCGCGCGGTGTTCCCCTCCGGCCGCGTGCGCCTGGAGGTGGACGAGCGCAAGCTGACGGACCGCAAGGCCGGCAGCATGGACGAGCGCATCGTGCAGCTCGCGAAGGAAGGCCTCAGCATCGACGGGATGGCGCTGGCGCTGCACGCCACCGACTTCTTCCTCTACCAGCGGCTGTACGCGCTCTACCGGCAGGACGCGCTGCGGGTCTCCGACGAGGCCCCCCTGCCCTCCCCGGAGCCCGGCGCGAACACCGTCGTCGTGGTGGAGGAGGACGAGGACGACCTGGACTCGGGCGGCGTCATCGGCTCCGAGTCCTCCTCCGACGAGGTGCTCCAGGCCGCCCAGCTCTTCCTGGACGCGGGCAACCTGCGCGATGGTGAAGCGCTGGCCCGGCGCGCGCACGAGATCGCGCCCACCGAGCACACCACGAAGCTGCTGCGCGACGCGGAGGGCCGGCTGCTCACGGAGCTGCGCAAGGCGCTGATGGAGCCGTCGCGGGTGCCGGCGCTGATGGTGACGCCCGCGCACCTGAAGACGCTGCCCCTGACGTCACCGGAGCGCTACCTGCTGTCGCGCATCGACGGGCGGCGGGACGTGGCCGCCATCGTGCACGTGTCGCCCCTCCAGGAGCTGGAGGCGCTGAAGTTCTTCCAGGGCTTCGTGGACACGGGGCTGGTGAAGCTCACCGCGCGCCCGCTGTCCTGA
- a CDS encoding RelA/SpoT family protein: MIRLNDILQRVASYHPDPDLDIIKKAYVYSAKVHQGQLRKSGEPYLIHPLEVAGILAELKLDEASIVTGLLHDTIEDTLATAEELTELFGPEVAQLVDGVTKLSKFSASATLSQEEKQAENFRKMIIAMAQDIRVILVKLADRTHNMRTLDHMSEEKQARIGQETLDIYAPLANRLGISWIKTELEDLSFRYVKPQEFFALEEQLNKRKKEREKYIEDTCDLMREKLQERGLKGDVSGRFKHVYSIWKKIKSQGIDFDQIHDIIAFRIIAPSVPSCYEALGMVHQMWKPVPGRFKDFIAIPKPNMYQSLHTTVIGPLSERVEVQIRTAEMHKIAEEGIAAHWAYKEGRAPISKDDEKFAWLRQLMEWQQDLKDPKEFLETVKVDLFTDEVFVFTPKGDVRSLPRGATPVDFAYAIHSDVGGRCVGAKVNGKIVPLRYKLKNGDTVEVLTSPQAHPSKDWLTFVKTSRAQQRIRGFIKQQQRDKSLQLGRELVDREFKRFQLNFNKLMRSGEVKKVAEELGFRVEDDMLVAIGYGKVTPQQLVQRLVPQEKLAQAEPPPRPSDGGGTGSGSGNNASMLPGLSRMTDLAKRLVGRNSRSGVQIGGVDDVLVRFGRCCNPVPGDPIAGFITRGRGVTVHTVGCEKALATDPERRVDVSWDVKGDFKRPVTLRVLTADRPGLLADITNTFSKKSVNISQANCRATGDDRAVNTFEVTISDLKQLTDLMRSIERLTGVYSVERI; encoded by the coding sequence ATGATTCGCCTGAACGACATCCTGCAGCGGGTTGCGTCGTACCACCCGGACCCCGACCTGGACATCATCAAGAAGGCGTACGTCTACTCGGCCAAGGTCCATCAGGGGCAACTCCGCAAGTCGGGAGAGCCCTACCTCATCCACCCGCTGGAGGTGGCGGGCATCCTGGCGGAGCTGAAGCTGGACGAGGCGTCCATCGTCACCGGCCTGCTCCACGACACCATCGAGGACACGCTCGCCACCGCGGAGGAGCTCACGGAGCTGTTCGGCCCGGAGGTCGCCCAGCTGGTGGACGGCGTGACGAAGCTGTCCAAGTTCTCCGCGTCCGCGACGCTCTCCCAGGAGGAGAAGCAGGCGGAGAACTTCCGCAAGATGATCATCGCGATGGCGCAGGACATCCGCGTCATCCTCGTGAAGCTGGCGGACCGCACGCACAACATGCGGACGCTGGATCACATGTCCGAGGAGAAGCAGGCCCGCATCGGACAGGAGACGCTGGACATCTACGCGCCCCTGGCCAACCGCCTGGGCATCTCCTGGATCAAGACGGAGCTGGAGGACCTGTCCTTCCGCTACGTGAAGCCCCAGGAGTTCTTCGCGCTGGAGGAGCAGCTCAACAAGCGCAAGAAGGAGCGGGAGAAGTACATCGAGGACACCTGCGACCTGATGCGCGAGAAGCTCCAGGAGCGCGGCCTCAAGGGCGACGTCAGCGGGCGCTTCAAGCACGTCTACAGCATCTGGAAGAAGATCAAGTCGCAGGGCATCGACTTCGATCAGATCCACGACATCATCGCGTTCCGCATCATCGCGCCGTCGGTGCCCTCCTGCTACGAGGCGCTGGGCATGGTGCACCAGATGTGGAAGCCGGTGCCCGGGCGCTTCAAGGACTTCATCGCGATCCCGAAGCCCAACATGTACCAGTCCCTGCACACCACGGTGATTGGTCCGTTGAGCGAGCGCGTGGAGGTGCAGATCCGCACCGCGGAGATGCACAAGATCGCGGAAGAGGGCATCGCCGCGCACTGGGCCTACAAGGAAGGCCGCGCGCCCATCTCCAAGGACGACGAGAAGTTCGCCTGGCTGCGCCAGTTGATGGAGTGGCAGCAGGACCTCAAGGACCCCAAGGAGTTCCTGGAGACGGTGAAGGTGGACCTCTTCACCGACGAGGTCTTCGTCTTCACGCCCAAGGGCGACGTGCGCAGCCTGCCGCGCGGCGCGACGCCGGTGGACTTCGCGTACGCCATCCACAGCGACGTGGGCGGCCGGTGCGTGGGCGCCAAGGTGAACGGGAAGATTGTTCCCCTGCGCTACAAGCTGAAGAACGGCGACACGGTGGAGGTGCTCACCAGCCCGCAGGCGCACCCGTCCAAGGACTGGCTCACCTTCGTCAAGACGAGCCGCGCGCAGCAGCGCATCCGCGGCTTCATCAAGCAGCAGCAGCGCGACAAGAGCCTGCAGCTGGGCCGCGAACTGGTGGACCGCGAGTTCAAGCGCTTCCAGCTCAACTTCAACAAGCTGATGCGCTCCGGCGAGGTGAAGAAGGTCGCCGAGGAGCTGGGCTTCCGCGTCGAGGACGACATGCTGGTCGCCATCGGCTACGGCAAGGTGACGCCGCAGCAGCTGGTGCAGCGCCTGGTGCCGCAGGAGAAGCTGGCGCAGGCGGAGCCGCCTCCGCGCCCGTCGGATGGCGGCGGGACGGGCAGCGGCTCGGGGAACAACGCCTCCATGCTGCCGGGCCTGTCGCGCATGACGGACCTGGCCAAGCGGCTGGTGGGGCGCAACAGCCGCAGCGGCGTCCAGATTGGCGGCGTGGACGACGTGCTGGTGCGCTTCGGGCGCTGTTGCAACCCGGTTCCCGGGGACCCCATCGCGGGGTTCATCACCCGCGGGCGGGGGGTGACGGTGCACACGGTGGGGTGTGAGAAGGCCCTGGCCACGGACCCCGAGCGGCGCGTGGACGTGTCCTGGGACGTGAAGGGCGACTTCAAGCGGCCCGTCACGCTGCGCGTGCTGACGGCGGACCGGCCGGGCCTCCTGGCGGACATCACCAACACGTTCTCCAAGAAGAGCGTCAACATCTCCCAGGCGAACTGCCGGGCCACCGGGGATGACCGGGCCGTCAACACCTTCGAGGTCACCATCTCCGACCTCAAGCAGCTGACGGACCTGATGCGCTCCATCGAGCGGTTGACGGGCGTCTACTCCGTCGAGCGAATCTAG
- a CDS encoding ABC transporter ATP-binding protein produces MSDLAIQLNNVSKRFGPKVAVNAVSLQVRQGEVFGLIGPNGAGKTTTFSMMCGYLYPSEGSLQVMGVSPTAPGALKGRVGALPQDAVLPPGWEVGALLMYWARLSDLPQPEHEARGALEKVGLMEAWKVQTQALSHGMAKRAAMAQALMGRPPLVLLDEPTAGLDPRIAAQVRQVIKDMKGTQTVVVSSHNLQELEELCDAAAILDKGTLAQAGTMSELTGQGAEFRVQIARGDVIIPEITSLPGVTDARMEGPDVLRVRFDGQAHKAEEVISRTVGHLLQHQVLILGVSRGRRLEDRVLQLL; encoded by the coding sequence GTGAGCGACCTGGCCATCCAGCTGAACAACGTCTCCAAGCGCTTCGGCCCCAAGGTCGCCGTCAACGCGGTGAGCCTCCAGGTGCGGCAGGGGGAGGTCTTCGGTCTCATCGGCCCCAACGGCGCCGGCAAGACCACGACCTTCTCCATGATGTGCGGCTACCTCTACCCGTCCGAGGGCTCGCTCCAGGTGATGGGCGTGTCCCCCACCGCGCCCGGCGCCCTCAAGGGCCGCGTGGGCGCGCTGCCCCAGGACGCGGTGCTGCCCCCCGGCTGGGAGGTGGGCGCGCTGCTCATGTACTGGGCCCGCCTGTCGGACCTGCCCCAGCCGGAACACGAGGCCCGCGGCGCCCTGGAGAAGGTGGGCCTGATGGAGGCCTGGAAGGTCCAGACGCAGGCGCTCAGCCACGGCATGGCCAAGCGCGCCGCCATGGCCCAGGCCCTGATGGGCCGCCCGCCGCTCGTCCTCCTGGACGAGCCCACCGCCGGCCTGGATCCGCGCATCGCCGCGCAGGTGCGTCAGGTCATCAAGGACATGAAGGGCACGCAGACGGTGGTCGTCTCCAGCCACAACCTCCAGGAGCTGGAGGAGCTGTGCGACGCGGCGGCCATCCTCGACAAGGGCACGCTCGCCCAGGCCGGCACCATGTCGGAGCTCACCGGCCAGGGCGCCGAGTTCCGCGTCCAGATCGCCCGGGGCGACGTCATCATCCCCGAAATCACCTCGCTGCCCGGCGTCACCGACGCGCGCATGGAGGGCCCGGACGTGCTGCGCGTGCGCTTCGACGGCCAGGCCCACAAGGCCGAGGAGGTCATCAGCCGCACCGTCGGCCACCTCCTCCAGCACCAGGTGCTCATCCTCGGCGTCAGCCGCGGCCGCCGCCTGGAGGACCGCGTCCTTCAGCTGCTGTAG
- a CDS encoding RidA family protein, whose translation MARKAIHSDDAPKAIGPYSQAVQVDAGKMTFLSGQIPLDPKTMELVPGDVVAQAEQVMKNLQAVLAASGLDFSHVVRCTIFLTNLGDFAKVNEVYARAFSGSPPARATVQVSALPRGSQVEIDAIAVS comes from the coding sequence ATGGCGCGCAAGGCAATCCACTCCGACGACGCCCCCAAGGCGATTGGCCCCTACTCCCAGGCCGTGCAGGTGGACGCCGGGAAGATGACGTTCCTGTCCGGCCAGATTCCCCTGGACCCGAAGACGATGGAGCTCGTCCCCGGTGACGTCGTCGCGCAGGCCGAGCAGGTGATGAAGAACCTGCAGGCCGTGCTCGCCGCCAGCGGCCTGGACTTCAGCCACGTCGTGCGCTGCACCATCTTCCTCACCAACCTGGGCGACTTCGCCAAGGTGAACGAGGTGTACGCCCGCGCCTTTTCCGGCTCGCCGCCGGCCCGCGCCACCGTGCAGGTGTCCGCGCTGCCGCGCGGCTCCCAGGTGGAGATCGACGCCATCGCCGTGTCCTGA
- a CDS encoding DsbA family protein: MKPNVIVALLVGLVLGFVGGRAATGSKTTTGNTPSVAQAANKPARAVDPTVFKVPVDGAPTKGSVNALVTIVEFSDYECPFCSRAHNTVEQLQKDYGNKLRVVMRQNPLSFHPHARPAALAALAAGEQGKYWDMHDLLFANNKKLDAESLEGYAKQIGLDVAKWKADMADERLGATIDKDSALAQQMGASGTPAFFINGRFLSGAQPIDNFKALIDEELAKAEGLVKSGVAPSQVYARTIEKGVDRAPARPSQPQAEPPAAAKKIEIPSDSPSFGPATAKVTIVEWSDFECPFCSRAVPTLNKIKETYGKDVRVVFRHQPLPMHSHAKLAAQASMAAHEQGKFWEMHDKLFANQRALERGDLEKYAQELGLDMNKFKAALESSKISDKVSADSSAGMAVGANGTPAFFINGRFLSGAQPFEAFKPLIDQEIAKADKALAAGTKAEDLYAKLNQDNVNAAPAAPAAPAEPAVQKVEVGNAPVRGPKNAPVTIVAWSDFECPFCSRAVPTLEQVEKVYKGKVKIAFKHQPLPFHQNAKLAAVASMAANEQGKFWEMHDKLFANQRALDRASLEKYAEELKLNVPKFKADLDSGKFDKQIEADMADGSAKGANGTPTFFINGRTLVGAQPFEAFKKVIDEELKKAGVAMAAEAK, encoded by the coding sequence ATGAAGCCCAATGTCATCGTGGCCCTGCTGGTCGGCCTGGTGCTCGGGTTCGTTGGCGGCCGTGCCGCCACCGGCTCGAAAACCACCACCGGCAATACGCCGTCCGTCGCGCAGGCTGCCAACAAGCCCGCGCGCGCCGTGGACCCCACCGTCTTCAAGGTGCCCGTGGACGGCGCCCCGACGAAGGGCAGCGTCAACGCGCTCGTCACCATCGTGGAGTTCTCCGACTACGAGTGCCCGTTCTGCAGCCGCGCGCACAACACCGTCGAGCAGCTCCAGAAGGACTACGGCAACAAGCTGCGCGTCGTGATGCGCCAGAACCCGCTGTCCTTCCACCCGCACGCCCGTCCCGCGGCCCTCGCGGCGCTCGCGGCCGGTGAGCAGGGCAAGTACTGGGACATGCACGACCTGCTCTTCGCCAACAACAAGAAGCTGGATGCGGAGAGCCTGGAGGGCTACGCCAAGCAGATCGGCCTGGACGTGGCGAAGTGGAAGGCGGACATGGCGGATGAGCGCCTGGGCGCCACCATCGACAAGGATTCGGCCCTGGCCCAGCAGATGGGCGCCAGCGGCACGCCGGCCTTCTTCATCAACGGCCGCTTCCTCTCCGGCGCGCAGCCCATCGACAACTTCAAGGCCCTCATCGACGAGGAGCTCGCCAAGGCCGAGGGCCTGGTGAAGAGCGGCGTCGCGCCGTCGCAGGTGTACGCGCGCACCATCGAGAAGGGCGTCGACCGCGCCCCGGCCCGCCCCTCCCAGCCGCAGGCGGAGCCCCCCGCCGCCGCGAAGAAGATTGAAATCCCCTCGGACTCCCCCTCCTTCGGCCCGGCCACCGCGAAGGTGACCATCGTCGAGTGGTCGGACTTCGAGTGCCCGTTCTGCAGCCGCGCGGTGCCGACGCTCAACAAGATCAAGGAGACCTACGGCAAGGACGTGCGCGTGGTGTTCCGCCACCAGCCGCTGCCCATGCACTCGCACGCGAAGCTCGCGGCGCAGGCTTCCATGGCCGCCCACGAGCAGGGCAAGTTCTGGGAGATGCACGACAAGCTCTTCGCCAACCAGCGCGCCCTGGAGCGCGGTGACCTGGAGAAGTACGCCCAGGAGCTGGGCCTGGACATGAACAAGTTCAAGGCCGCCCTGGAGTCGAGCAAGATCTCCGACAAGGTGTCCGCGGACTCCTCCGCGGGCATGGCGGTGGGCGCCAACGGCACCCCGGCCTTCTTCATCAACGGCCGCTTCCTCTCCGGCGCGCAGCCCTTCGAGGCCTTCAAGCCCCTCATCGACCAGGAGATCGCCAAGGCCGACAAGGCGCTCGCCGCCGGCACCAAGGCGGAGGACCTCTACGCCAAGCTGAACCAGGACAACGTGAACGCCGCTCCGGCCGCCCCCGCGGCGCCCGCCGAGCCGGCCGTGCAGAAGGTGGAAGTGGGCAACGCCCCGGTGCGCGGCCCGAAGAACGCGCCCGTCACCATCGTCGCCTGGTCCGACTTCGAGTGCCCCTTCTGCAGCCGCGCCGTGCCGACCCTCGAGCAGGTGGAGAAGGTCTACAAGGGCAAGGTGAAGATCGCCTTCAAGCACCAGCCCCTGCCCTTCCACCAGAACGCGAAGCTCGCCGCCGTGGCCTCCATGGCCGCGAACGAGCAGGGCAAGTTCTGGGAGATGCACGACAAGCTCTTCGCCAACCAGCGCGCGCTGGACCGCGCCAGCCTGGAGAAGTACGCCGAGGAGCTGAAGCTGAACGTGCCCAAGTTCAAGGCGGACCTGGACTCCGGCAAGTTCGACAAGCAGATTGAAGCGGACATGGCGGACGGCTCCGCCAAGGGCGCCAACGGCACCCCGACGTTCTTCATCAACGGCCGCACGCTGGTGGGTGCGCAGCCCTTCGAGGCCTTCAAGAAGGTCATCGACGAGGAGCTGAAGAAGGCCGGCGTGGCGATGGCGGCGGAAGCGAAGTAG
- a CDS encoding penicillin-binding transpeptidase domain-containing protein, producing MTIRRLLAALPLFPLTLLLGASAPGPDANTAPSPASPSDAQALARSVSALGTDAGPVGARALVEKVESEQRGTQASASPDAGTVAQAPDSGTAGEAVATAPTEDPRPVDARALAEALAAKDASALEPGMVPPMPVPSREKAPPFGKLQGLPRAQDLVARAKLEGNKLVVKGGKSAPDQVLTIDPGLQASLTKIMQNYQVPYGAAVVLEPSTGRVLAMAEHSEAKPELRGLPIRAVYPAASIFKIVTGSALLEAGVSPDTEACFHGGKRRLNERQLEDTERDGACYSLALAMGKSANVIFAKMTSKHLTADALKRMAARLRFNREIPFAQPLDVSLAYIPEDGFALANTGAGFGDVYLSPLHGALLASVAANEGRWVDPVLVEPEPFMPLPEPEPVLTPTAAHELTRMLEETVTHGTARGVFRERGFQVKDAVGKTGTLADREPFRDYSWFVGFAPKDNPRVAVAALIVNDPKWRIRGSYLGREALRLALERIPAPVEVTAPAGAAGKH from the coding sequence ATGACGATTCGCCGCCTCCTCGCCGCCCTGCCACTGTTCCCCCTCACGCTGCTGCTGGGCGCCTCCGCGCCCGGGCCGGACGCGAACACCGCGCCGTCACCCGCCTCCCCGTCGGATGCCCAGGCCCTGGCGCGGTCGGTGAGCGCCCTGGGAACGGACGCGGGGCCCGTGGGCGCCCGTGCGCTGGTGGAGAAGGTGGAGTCCGAGCAGCGCGGCACCCAGGCTTCGGCTTCGCCGGACGCGGGGACCGTCGCGCAGGCTCCAGACTCCGGGACCGCCGGTGAAGCCGTGGCGACCGCTCCGACCGAGGACCCACGTCCCGTGGATGCCCGCGCGCTGGCGGAGGCGCTGGCCGCGAAGGACGCCTCCGCGCTGGAGCCCGGGATGGTGCCTCCGATGCCGGTGCCCTCGCGGGAGAAGGCTCCGCCGTTCGGCAAGCTCCAGGGCCTGCCGCGCGCGCAGGACCTGGTGGCCCGCGCGAAGCTGGAGGGCAACAAGCTGGTGGTGAAGGGTGGCAAGAGCGCGCCGGATCAGGTGCTCACCATCGACCCCGGCCTCCAGGCGTCCCTCACGAAGATCATGCAGAACTACCAGGTGCCCTACGGCGCCGCGGTGGTGCTGGAGCCCTCCACCGGCCGCGTGCTCGCGATGGCGGAGCACTCGGAGGCGAAGCCGGAGCTGCGCGGGCTGCCCATCCGCGCGGTGTACCCGGCCGCGAGCATCTTCAAGATCGTCACCGGCAGCGCGCTCCTGGAGGCCGGCGTGTCGCCCGACACCGAGGCGTGCTTCCACGGCGGCAAGCGGCGCCTCAACGAGCGGCAGCTGGAGGACACCGAGCGCGACGGCGCCTGCTATTCGCTGGCGCTGGCCATGGGCAAGAGCGCCAACGTCATCTTCGCCAAGATGACCAGCAAGCACCTGACCGCGGACGCCCTCAAGCGCATGGCGGCGCGGCTGCGCTTCAACCGCGAGATCCCCTTCGCCCAGCCGCTGGACGTGTCGCTCGCGTACATCCCGGAGGATGGCTTCGCGCTCGCCAACACCGGCGCGGGTTTTGGTGACGTGTACCTGTCCCCGCTGCACGGCGCGCTGCTGGCGTCCGTGGCCGCCAACGAGGGCCGCTGGGTGGACCCCGTGCTGGTGGAGCCGGAGCCCTTCATGCCCCTGCCGGAGCCGGAGCCCGTGCTCACCCCCACCGCCGCGCACGAGCTCACGCGCATGCTGGAGGAGACCGTCACCCACGGCACCGCGCGCGGCGTGTTCCGCGAGCGCGGCTTCCAGGTGAAGGACGCGGTGGGCAAGACGGGCACGCTCGCGGACCGCGAGCCCTTCCGCGACTACTCGTGGTTCGTGGGCTTCGCGCCCAAGGACAACCCGCGCGTGGCCGTGGCCGCCCTCATCGTGAACGACCCGAAGTGGCGCATCCGCGGCTCGTACCTGGGCCGCGAGGCCCTGCGCCTGGCGCTGGAGCGCATCCCCGCGCCCGTGGAAGTGACGGCCCCCGCGGGCGCCGCCGGCAAGCACTGA
- a CDS encoding ABC transporter permease: MKSGRAIVLLGLYSMFSALVLLVVGFVTRELQAQVNAKLAESGGDSEMATQAAEQMHQGVLGFLASNDAAMMEALAKVPIVVLIVFKISLFFLPAYIALMGFDQVSGEVGPRSMRYLTVRARRSSVLLGKFLSQATLLVGLVLIIDLAIFIYARIINDDFAFGVLVLNLLKFWSATIVFSLAYVALTTLCSSLFRSPAVSLVFNFILLFVFWLMDSVGRAVSEENVLRFLRYLSPSYYSGNLLHPRLAEFAMSGAAYVAFAAVFLFGAYGVLRARDL, encoded by the coding sequence ATGAAGAGCGGCCGGGCCATCGTGCTGCTCGGGCTCTACAGCATGTTCTCCGCGCTGGTGCTGCTCGTCGTGGGCTTCGTCACCCGGGAGTTGCAGGCCCAGGTGAACGCGAAGCTCGCCGAATCCGGCGGCGACTCGGAGATGGCCACGCAGGCCGCGGAGCAGATGCACCAGGGGGTGCTGGGCTTCCTCGCCAGCAACGACGCCGCGATGATGGAGGCGCTGGCGAAGGTGCCCATCGTGGTGCTCATCGTCTTCAAGATCAGCCTCTTCTTCCTGCCCGCCTACATCGCGCTGATGGGCTTCGACCAGGTGAGCGGCGAAGTGGGTCCGCGCTCCATGCGCTACCTCACGGTGCGCGCGCGCCGCTCGTCGGTGCTCCTGGGCAAGTTCCTCTCCCAGGCCACGCTGCTGGTGGGGCTGGTGCTGATCATCGACCTGGCCATCTTCATCTACGCGCGCATCATCAACGACGACTTCGCCTTCGGGGTGCTGGTGCTCAACCTGCTGAAGTTCTGGAGCGCCACCATCGTCTTCTCGCTGGCGTACGTGGCCCTCACCACCCTGTGCTCCAGCCTCTTCCGCAGCCCCGCGGTGAGCCTCGTCTTCAATTTCATCCTGCTCTTCGTCTTCTGGCTGATGGACTCCGTGGGGCGCGCCGTCAGCGAGGAGAACGTGCTGCGCTTCCTGCGCTACCTGTCCCCGTCGTACTACTCGGGCAACCTGCTGCACCCGAGGCTCGCCGAGTTCGCCATGAGCGGCGCGGCCTACGTGGCCTTCGCGGCCGTCTTCCTCTTCGGCGCCTACGGCGTCCTGCGCGCGAGGGACCTGTGA
- a CDS encoding GGDEF domain-containing protein, whose amino-acid sequence MGVKRKRAGKSGQPPTVLLVEPRAEDLERTRALLGESGFRVVPLTRFDAAVPLFEVIRPDAVLLAAQPPDFAAIQTARRLRQVGKGTVPMMYLVDSHDRDAWRFCVEKGQCVDVVPRTVDGAELSMKLHAQMRLKQSVERAATGEEAGTALALHDPVTGLYNRPFLLAIIGLEARRTERYGGTFSVVAAEVTGWSALRKEHGKSMAERLLVYSAVVLGQTVREADAVARVGDSQFAMLLPGTPAESVPEVLARVEARFEAARFQMEGRVVRTALELGAVSFPDTVGAPTQLLGAALQTLRRTRELRRAAGPARLMSV is encoded by the coding sequence GTGGGTGTGAAGCGCAAGCGAGCGGGAAAGTCGGGCCAGCCTCCCACGGTGTTGCTGGTGGAGCCTCGCGCGGAGGACCTGGAGCGCACCCGGGCGCTGCTGGGGGAGTCCGGCTTCCGCGTGGTGCCCCTGACGCGCTTCGACGCGGCGGTGCCCCTGTTCGAGGTGATCCGCCCGGACGCGGTGCTGCTGGCCGCGCAGCCGCCGGACTTCGCGGCCATCCAGACGGCGCGGCGCCTGCGTCAGGTGGGCAAGGGCACGGTGCCGATGATGTACCTGGTGGATTCACACGACCGGGACGCGTGGCGCTTCTGCGTGGAGAAGGGGCAGTGCGTGGACGTGGTGCCGCGCACGGTGGATGGCGCGGAGCTGTCCATGAAGCTGCACGCGCAGATGCGGCTCAAGCAGTCGGTGGAGCGCGCGGCCACGGGTGAGGAGGCCGGCACGGCGCTGGCGCTGCACGACCCGGTGACGGGGCTCTACAACCGGCCCTTCCTCTTGGCCATCATCGGGCTGGAGGCCCGCCGGACGGAGCGCTACGGCGGGACATTCTCGGTGGTGGCGGCGGAGGTGACGGGGTGGAGCGCGCTTCGCAAGGAGCACGGAAAGAGCATGGCGGAGCGGCTGCTCGTCTACAGCGCGGTGGTGCTGGGGCAGACGGTGCGCGAGGCCGACGCGGTGGCGCGGGTGGGCGACAGTCAGTTCGCCATGCTGCTGCCGGGCACGCCCGCGGAGTCGGTGCCGGAGGTGCTGGCGCGGGTGGAGGCCCGGTTCGAGGCCGCCCGGTTCCAGATGGAGGGTCGCGTGGTGCGCACGGCGCTGGAGCTGGGGGCGGTGAGCTTCCCGGACACGGTGGGGGCTCCCACCCAGTTGTTGGGCGCGGCACTGCAGACCTTGAGGCGTACACGCGAGCTTCGGCGGGCTGCCGGTCCGGCCCGTCTGATGTCGGTTTGA
- a CDS encoding sulfurtransferase TusA family protein, translating into MEAGVRVDTSGALCPVPILEIAKAMRRLAPGTLVELVSTDRGLEADLPAWCDATGNELVRMERRGAHYVGWVRKAG; encoded by the coding sequence ATGGAAGCCGGTGTGCGCGTGGATACGTCCGGGGCCCTCTGTCCGGTGCCCATCCTGGAGATCGCCAAGGCGATGCGGCGCCTCGCGCCCGGGACGCTGGTGGAGCTCGTCTCCACCGACCGTGGGCTGGAGGCGGACCTGCCCGCCTGGTGCGACGCGACGGGCAACGAGCTGGTCCGCATGGAGCGCCGGGGCGCCCACTATGTGGGCTGGGTGCGCAAGGCGGGGTGA